The Syngnathus typhle isolate RoL2023-S1 ecotype Sweden linkage group LG1, RoL_Styp_1.0, whole genome shotgun sequence genome includes a window with the following:
- the LOC133159953 gene encoding uncharacterized protein LOC133159953, with the protein MLVLKNVTHADQGLYSIKLSSGFTYETVRLTVSECIKSYYRNYGENFENNIPEDSFILEFAPRGAPSKAMPIVLWNRTDPDTGIAGRGRMLRERKVWVADRVTQADQGNYTVRDAEGKVLSRCTLTVRGHTFNVTRFTKESLNLPLFLPVPHAYLIFTPNRHPAESPSGPFDSKPPRGPVQLMREGHITDHDMRYRGLVSVGRNGSVNEVVIARLTSKHDGVYEIRDINGNLVSTTLLQVIERGGKWRALLKSITVPSGMFVSLAGFILFMKRYPNWSLSQIVACLRTYRTPQAQPPAVNIQNYSQPSPQPAGYQQAGAPRKWTPRASPIHAGYTPVTAGTPSRLTPVHTRGENDQVQRTLSSPCHNSTAEEQTSNEEARRISFPVAGATDCLQSSEGCVQFQIMKEPLQASCSKTNDYYTALPLDTDTSETCSVYISEKLNL; encoded by the exons ATGCTGGTCCTGAAAAATGTGACTCATGCAGACCAGGGACTTTATTCTATCAAACTATCTTCTGGATTCACCTATGAGACCGTTCGTCTGACAGTTTCAG AATGCATCAAATCCTACTATAGGAACTACGGCGAGAACTTTGAGAACAACATCCCTGAAGACAGTTTTATACTGGAATTTGCTCCCCGAGGGGCTCCATCCAAGGCGATGCCAATAGTCCTGTGGAACCGGACCGACCCTGATACCGGCATTGCGGGTCGAGGCCGGATGCTACGAGAAAGGAAGGTCTGGGTGGCTGACAGAGTGACGCAAGCCGATCAAGGCAACTACACAGTACGAGACGCTGAGGGGAAAGTGTTGTCTCGCTGCACTCTCACTGTCCGCG GACACACTTTCAACGTGACCCGCTTCACCAAAGAGTCTCTGAACCTCCCCCTCTTCCTCCCGGTGCCACACGCCTACCTCATCTTTACCCCCAACCGACACCCTGCTGAATCCCCGTCGGGTCCTTTTGACTCCAAGCCCCCCCGCGGGCCCGTTCAGTTAATGCGTGAAGGCCACATCACCGACCATGACATGCGGTACAGAGGCCTGGTCTCGGTGGGCAGGAATGGCTCCGTCAACGAGGTGGTCATAGCGAGGTTGACCTCGAAGCACGATGGCGTCTATGAGATCAGAGACATTAATGGCAACCTGGTGTCAACCACCTTGCTGCAGGTGATTG AAAGGGGTGGCAAGTGGCGAGCTCTTCTCAAGTCCATCACTGTCCCTTCCGGCATGTTTGTGTCTTTGGCCGGTTTCATCCTGTTCATGAAGCGCTACCCCAACTGGAGCTTGTCGCAGATCGTCGCCTGCCTTAGGACGTACCGCACGCCACAAGCTCAGCCCCCGGCGGTCAACATTCAG AACTACAGCCAGCCAAGCCCTCAGCCTGCGGGATACCAGCAAGCAGGCGCACCGAGAAAATGGACCCCAAGAGCCAGCCCAATTCATGCT GGTTACACTCCCGTTACAGCGGGAACTCCATCACGGCTCACTCCTGTTCACACGAGGGGTGAAAATGATCAAGTTCAAAGAACTTTGAGCTCCCCCTGTCACAATTCAACTGCCGAG GAGCAAACGTCTAATGAAGAAGCAAGGAGGATTTCCTTTCCAGTGGCGGGTGCAACAGATTGCCTGCAGTCCTCCGAAGGTTGCGTTCAATTCCAGATCATGAAGGAACCGCTTCAAGCAAGCTGCAGCAAGACAAATGATTATTATACCGCCCTGCCGCTGGACACGGATACGTCTGAAACCTGCAGCGTTTACATTTcggaaaagctcaacttatag
- the prpf19 gene encoding pre-mRNA-processing factor 19, whose product MSLVCAISNELPEHPCVSPVSNQVFERRLIEKYIVENGTDPMNGQPLSEEQLVDIKVSHPVRPKVPSATSIPAILKSLQDEWDAVMLHSFTLRQQLQTTRQELSHALYQHDAACRVIARLTKEVAAAREALATLKPQAGLITPQAAPASQAAAVGPAGEPMEISEQVGMTPEIIQKLQDKATILTTERKKRGKTVPEELVRSEDLGRYRQVASHAGLHSASVPGILALDLCPSDTNKVLTGGADKNVVVFNKTEEQIVATLKGHTKKVTSVIYHPSQSVVFSASPDTTIRVWSVTGGNCVQVVRAHEAGVTGLSLHATGDYLLSSSEDQYWAFSDIQTGQVLTKVTDESAGCALTCAQFHPDGLIFGTGTADSQIKIWDLKERTNVANFPGHSGPVTSIAFSENGYYLATGAQDSSLKLWDLRKLKNFKTITLDNNYEVKSLVFDQSGTYLAVGGSDIRVYICKQWSEVLNFTDHTGLVSGVAFGENARFLSSAGMDRSLKFYSL is encoded by the exons ATGTCTTTGGTTTGTGCAA TCTCCAACGAGTTACCAGAGCACCCGTGCGTCTCTCCGGTTTCCAACCAAGTGTTTGAGCGCCGGCTCATCGAGAAGTACATCGTAGAGAATGGGACAGATCCGATGAATGGGCAGCCTCTGTCTGAAGAACAACTTGTCGACATCAAAG TCTCCCATCCTGTTAGACCAAAGGTACCATCGGCTACAAGCATTCCCGCCATTCTAAAATCGCTCCAAGATGAGTGG GATGCGGTTATGCTTCATAGCTTCACTCTGAGGCAGCAGCTGCAGACGACTCGCCAAGAGCTCTCGCACGCCCTCTATCAACACGATGCTGCATGCAGAGTCATTGCTCGACTCACCAAAGAGGTCGCTGCAGCTAGAGAAG ctCTTGCCACACTCAAACCTCAGGCTGGGCTGATTACACCTCAAGCAGCTCCTGCCTCCCAGGCAGCTGCAGTG GGTCCTGCTGGAGAGCCTATGGAGATTAGTGAACAAGTTGGCATGACTCCAGAGATCATCCAGAAG CTTCAAGACAAAGCCACAATTCTCACCACAGAGAGAAAGAag AGAGGAAAAACTGTTCCAGAGGAGCTGGTTAGATCTGAAGATCTCGGCAGATACCGCCAAGTGGCCTCTCATGCT GGTCTTCATAGTGCCAGCGTGCCGGGTATTCTTGCTCTGGATCTGTGTCCCTCGGACACCAACAAAGTCCTCACTG GTGGCGCTGACAAAAACGTGGTTGTGTTTAATAAGACTGAGGAGCAGATTGTGGCAACACTGAAGGGTCACACCAAGAAGGTCACCTCTGTCATCTACCATCCATCCCAG TCTGTGGTTTTCTCTGCATCTCCCGACACCACCATCCGCGTGTGGTCGGTCACCGGGGGCAACTGTGTCCAGGTGGTGCGTGCTCACGAGGCAGGTGTCACCGGACTGTCCCTCCATGCTACTGGGGACTACCTGCTCAGCTCTTCTGAGGATCAG TACTGGGCCTTCTCTGACATCCAAACTGGCCAGGTCCTCACAAAGGTCACCGATGAAAGTGCCGGCTGTG CACTCACCTGTGCTCAGTTCCACCCTGATGGTCTCATCTTTGGTACTGGAACTGCTGACTCCCAGATCAAGATCTGGGACCTGAAGGAGCGAACCAACGTGGCCAACTTCCCTGGTCACTCGGGCCCCGTCACCTCCATCGCTTTCTCTGAGAACGGATACTATCTGGCTACGG GTGCACAGGACAGTTCTCTGAAACTCTGGGATCTGAGAAAACTGAAGAACTTCAAGACAATCACACTGGACAACAACTATGAG GTGAAGTCCCTCGTCTTTGATCAGAGTGGTACCTACCTAGCTGTGGGAGGGTCCGACATCCGCGTCTACATCTGCAAACAGTGGTCCGAGGTCCTCAATTTTACAG ATCACACAGGTTTGGTGAGCGGAGTGGCCTTCGGAGAGAATGCTCGTTTCCTGAGCTCTGCAGGAATGGACCGAAGTCTGAAGTTTTACAGTTTGTAG
- the wu:fc21g02 gene encoding wu:fc21g02, with protein MCPCDYSKVGCFFSGKTHIIKRDMLLAFLLLPCFLCGSLGTEYDVCYGGTFRFPFQFSPLTLTGNIYFSPKSGGGGGRRLVYENGKAMEPRLQVTPTSLSLQHVTEKDSGEFSTPISGFYLERFKLKVLECAEEVQRYYHGTYRLNIPSQAEILEFSKIDHADLEILWNRTQIGGASRGRMKFNSWEMSELTQGDSGYYNLRQKDYTLISRTKLIVTEHLNNYQPKEDTHLTLRFPVKFTPWDITFKPIMDDSTPIRVMRSGRMSNNYGYSEEPHFEDRLSLDTGSLEITTVKVEDSGVFEFRDKDGFLVFVANLDVEEVHAPAYIYVIFFVAIVAALAICCCCIRRCCCKKSASKTNTPQMTPAAAPAPAPAVYYHGTNQPTGPSYSAAPPPATYSYQPVNPSSAPTPASVGPPAYNRVDIHPDPNPTQLEPPQAVGSTGHFVAPAPSLIPNNPTSDPDPKFEVKGLRFSSNLPLNSDSTFANVYTSDKLNF; from the exons ATGTGTCCTTGCGATTACAGTAAAGTCGGCTGTTTCTTCAGTGGAAAAACGCACATTATTAAACGT GACATGTTGCTCGCATTCCTTCTGCTACCATGTTTCCTCTGTG GTTCCTTAGGCACAGAGTACGACGTGTGCTATGGTGGAACTTTTAGATTTCCCTTCCAGTTTTCACCTCTTACACTCACCGGAAACATTTACTTCTCTCCgaagagcggcggcggcggcggcaggagGCTAGTCTATGAAAATGGCAAG GCAATGGAGCCACGTTTGCAAGTTACCCCTACAAGTCTTTCATTGCAACATGTGACGGAAAAAGACAGTGGCGAATTCTCAACTCCAATTAGTGGCTTCTATTTGGAACGCTTCAAACTGAAGGTTTTAG AATGTGCCGAGGAGGTGCAGAGATATTACCATGGCACCTATCGCCTGAATATTCCCAGTCAGGCAGAAATCCTGGAATTCTCCAAGATCGACCACGCGGACCTGGAAATCTTGTGGAATCGCACTCAAATCGGAGGTGCATCCAGGGGGCGGATGAAGTTTAATAGCTGGGAAATGTCAGAGCTTACGCAAGGTGACAGCGGCTACTACAACCTCCGCCAAAAAGACTACACTCTGATATCAAGGACAAAACTCATAGTAACAG AGCACTTGAATAATTACCAACCCAAGGAAGACACACACTTGACCCTGCGATTCCCTGTGAAGTTTACTCCGTGGGACATCACTTTCAAACCGATCATGGATGACTCGACTCCCATAAGAGTGATGCGTTCTGGGCGTATGAGCAATAATTATGGCTATTCAGAAGAGCCACATTTTGAGGATCGACTTTCATTGGACACCGGCAGCCTAGAAATTACTACTGTGAAAGTAGAAGATTCTGGCGTCTTTGAGTTTCGCGACAAAGACGGCTTCTTGGTGTTTGTGGCCAACTTGGATGTAGAAGAAG TACACGCCCCTGCGTATATTTACGTCATCTTCTTTGTCGCCATTGTTGCTGCGCTGGCAATCTGCTGTTGCTGCATAAGAAGATGCTGTTGTAAAAAAAGTGCTTCCAAAACAAACACTCCTCAAATGactccagcagcagcaccagcaccagcaccTGCTGTGTATTACCAC GGCACAAATCAACCCACAGGCCCAAGTTACTCTGCGGCACCACCTCCTGCAACGTACTCCTATCAGCCTGTGAATCCTTCTTCTGCACCTACACCTGCCTCCGTCGGGCCACCT GCTTACAACAGAGTGGATATCCATCCAGATCCAAACCCGACACAGCTTGAG CCTCCTCAAGCTGTGGGTTCCACTGGGCATTTTGTGGCACCAGCTCCATCCCTGATACCGAATAACCCCACCTCGGACCCCGACCCGAAGTTTGAGGTCAAAGGGCTGCGCTTTTCCTCCAACTTGCCGCTCAACTCCGACTCTACCTTCGCCAATGTTTACACCTCGGATAAACTCAACTTCTGA